A genome region from Candidatus Binataceae bacterium includes the following:
- the ftsZ gene encoding cell division protein FtsZ has protein sequence MIELMDSPDPGARIKVIGAGGCGGNAVSHMIKQGLSGVDFIAVNTDSQALAANAAPMRMQIGAVLTRGRGTGGNPEIGRKAALEDEERLREVLKEAEMVFVTAGMGGGTGTGSAPIIARIAREGGALTVGVVTKPFQFEGSRRMSQADEGLRELKDAVDTLITIPNQRLLSIASRTTSLREAFQKADDVLLQAVRGISELVTVHGLINLDFADVRSIMAEMGLAMMGAASATGENRAVEAAQRAISSPLLEDVSIKGARGLLINVTGGPDMSLYEVTEAASLIQEEAHEDANIIFGAVINERLADEIQITVIATGFGDLTTRYNPRYSSSGAPITAPIQAAATRAVDPAAVHPTAPTLPPPPPPPPRTFGSKPVRRMGMIVDDGLDIPAFKRRGADPGAMERSEPNELGEHDDKLDIPTFLRKHLD, from the coding sequence ATGATCGAGTTGATGGATTCCCCGGATCCCGGGGCGCGGATCAAGGTTATCGGGGCCGGTGGATGCGGCGGCAACGCGGTCAGCCACATGATTAAGCAGGGGTTGAGCGGCGTCGACTTCATCGCCGTCAATACCGACAGCCAGGCGCTGGCCGCCAACGCGGCGCCGATGCGCATGCAGATCGGCGCGGTGCTGACGCGCGGGCGCGGCACCGGCGGCAATCCTGAAATCGGACGCAAGGCCGCGCTCGAGGACGAGGAGCGGCTGCGCGAAGTGCTCAAGGAGGCGGAGATGGTATTCGTCACCGCCGGGATGGGCGGCGGCACGGGCACCGGCTCGGCGCCGATCATCGCACGCATCGCGCGCGAGGGCGGCGCGCTCACCGTCGGCGTCGTGACCAAGCCGTTCCAGTTCGAGGGTAGCCGCCGGATGTCCCAGGCCGACGAAGGCCTGCGCGAGCTCAAGGACGCGGTCGACACGCTGATCACGATTCCCAACCAGCGCCTGCTCTCGATTGCGAGCCGCACTACGTCGCTGCGCGAGGCCTTCCAGAAGGCCGACGACGTCCTGCTGCAAGCCGTCCGCGGCATCTCGGAACTGGTCACCGTGCACGGGCTTATCAATCTCGACTTCGCCGACGTGCGTTCGATCATGGCCGAGATGGGACTTGCGATGATGGGCGCGGCGAGCGCGACCGGCGAGAACCGCGCGGTCGAGGCGGCGCAGCGCGCGATCTCGAGCCCGCTGCTCGAGGACGTTTCGATCAAGGGCGCGCGCGGACTGCTGATCAACGTGACCGGCGGCCCCGACATGTCGCTCTACGAAGTGACCGAGGCGGCAAGTCTGATCCAGGAAGAAGCGCATGAGGACGCGAACATTATCTTCGGCGCAGTGATCAACGAGCGGCTGGCCGACGAAATCCAGATAACGGTGATCGCAACCGGTTTCGGCGATCTTACGACGCGCTACAATCCGCGCTACTCGTCCTCTGGCGCGCCGATTACCGCGCCGATCCAGGCCGCCGCCACGCGGGCCGTCGATCCCGCGGCCGTGCATCCCACCGCGCCCACCCTGCCTCCGCCTCCGCCGCCGCCGCCGCGGACGTTCGGCAGCAAGCCGGTGCGCAGGATGGGGATGATCGTCGATGACGGGCTCGACATTCCGGCTTTCAAGCGGCGTGGGGCGGACCCGGGCGCGATGGAAAGATCCGAACCGAACGAGCTCGGCGAACACGACGACAAGCTCGATATTCCGACTTTTTTGCGCAAGCACCTGGACTAG
- a CDS encoding MCT family MFS transporter codes for MKQLRNAQIDSPRAWITVASAFMSCFTLFGVAYSFGAFFRPMGKEFGASRMPTAAVFSITAGIYNALGAPAGHLSDRYGPRPVLLAAAFFMGTGLVLTSRIDRLWIGYLTYGLGVGLGGACCYVPMVSVVGGWFSRWRNTALGISVAGIGCGTLAMAPLAAVLIDRFGWRGAYVILGVASALILVICALLVEPPPAHMQAARPRLSTAVRTPNFAMLWVSSLLSSIAIYVPFVYLPEFAHDQGIGRVAAATLVGLIGGASVAGRMILGVVADRTGIMWLYKLCTLALGLSYAVWILTSGYGWLVVFALTMGAAYGGMVALAPAVVAELFGVQGLGALLGTLYTSSAISALVGPPIAGLVIDRMGGYLWAAAFSGAVCVIGFFIIIPLRRADETLAPRLAEAD; via the coding sequence ATGAAGCAGCTTCGCAACGCACAGATCGATTCGCCGCGCGCGTGGATAACGGTCGCGTCCGCCTTCATGTCGTGCTTCACCCTGTTCGGCGTCGCCTACAGCTTCGGCGCCTTCTTCCGCCCCATGGGCAAGGAGTTCGGCGCGAGCCGGATGCCCACCGCCGCGGTCTTTTCGATCACCGCCGGCATCTACAACGCGCTCGGCGCGCCCGCCGGCCATCTGAGCGACCGCTACGGTCCGCGGCCGGTGTTGCTCGCGGCCGCGTTCTTCATGGGTACGGGACTCGTCCTGACCTCGCGCATCGACCGCCTGTGGATAGGCTACCTGACCTACGGACTCGGCGTCGGACTCGGCGGCGCGTGCTGTTATGTCCCGATGGTCTCGGTGGTGGGTGGATGGTTTTCGCGCTGGCGCAATACGGCGCTCGGGATTTCGGTCGCGGGAATCGGGTGCGGAACGCTGGCGATGGCGCCGCTGGCCGCGGTGCTGATCGATCGCTTCGGATGGCGCGGGGCGTACGTGATTCTGGGCGTCGCGAGCGCGCTCATCCTCGTCATCTGCGCGCTCCTGGTCGAACCGCCGCCGGCCCATATGCAGGCCGCACGCCCGCGGCTCTCCACGGCCGTGCGCACGCCGAATTTCGCGATGCTCTGGGTGTCCTCGCTCCTCTCTTCGATCGCGATTTACGTGCCGTTCGTTTACCTGCCCGAGTTTGCGCATGACCAGGGTATCGGCCGCGTCGCCGCCGCGACGCTGGTCGGGCTTATTGGCGGCGCAAGCGTGGCGGGGCGGATGATCCTCGGCGTGGTCGCGGATCGCACGGGGATAATGTGGCTCTACAAGCTGTGCACGCTTGCGCTCGGGCTGAGTTACGCGGTGTGGATCCTGACCAGCGGCTACGGATGGCTGGTGGTCTTCGCGCTCACGATGGGCGCGGCATACGGCGGGATGGTCGCGCTGGCGCCGGCGGTGGTGGCGGAACTCTTCGGCGTGCAGGGACTGGGCGCGCTGCTCGGAACGCTTTACACGAGCTCCGCGATAAGCGCGCTGGTCGGGCCGCCGATTGCGGGTCTCGTGATCGACCGGATGGGCGGCTATCTCTGGGCGGCGGCCTTCTCCGGTGCGGTCTGCGTCATCGGGTTCTTCATCATCATCCCGCTCCGCCGAGCCGACGAGACTTTGGCGCCGCGTTTGGCCGAGGCCGACTGA